A DNA window from Aspergillus nidulans FGSC A4 chromosome V contains the following coding sequences:
- a CDS encoding uncharacterized protein (transcript_id=CADANIAT00003466), translating to MFCLISQGTQQKWEKLNLLQKAQKWLYDYLLAAWKTVLVKTCGQTGEQSIQITP from the exons ATGTTCTGTCTAA TTTCGCAAGGGACACAACAGAAGTGGGAGAAACTGAATCTATTACAAAAGGCTCAGAAGTGGTTATATGATTACCTCCTAGCGGCCTGGAAGACCGTGTTGGTTAAGACCTGTGGGCAGACAGGAGAGC AGTCTATTCAAATAACGCCGTGA